One genomic region from Chelmon rostratus isolate fCheRos1 chromosome 11, fCheRos1.pri, whole genome shotgun sequence encodes:
- the gnrh3 gene encoding gonadotropin-releasing hormone 3 has protein sequence MEASSRVMVQVLLLALVVQVTLSQHWSYGWLPGGKRSVGELEATIRMMGTGGVVSLPEEASAQTQERLRPYNVINDESSHFDRKKRFPNI, from the exons ATGGAAGCAAGCAGCAGAGTGATGGTGCAGGTGCTGTTGTTGGCGTTGGTGGTGCAGGTCACCCTGTCCCAGCACTGGTCCTACGGATGGCTACCAGGTGGAAAGAGGAGTGTGGGAGAGCTGGAGGCAACCATCAGG ATGATGGGTACAGGAGGAGTGGTTTCCCTTCCTGAAGAGGCGAGTGCCCAAACCCAAGAGAGACTTAGACCATACAATGTA ATTAATGATGAGTCCAGTCATTTTGACCGAAAGAAAAGGTTCCCGAATATTTGA
- the LOC121614380 gene encoding receptor-type tyrosine-protein phosphatase epsilon-like isoform X1 — translation MVLFLIGISIAVNNSSHENQTAENPTHQGAHVLPSTLVISLLLIIVVLLTIYCLRFKNHRKALVTSVDKKIPNGFMEEQGEQTVVLLPRSPSPSKRYFPIPLDSLEEEYRIRSADDGKLFREEFNSLPCYYHHGSFEEASREHNREKNRYPNILPYDHSRVMLSHLDGHLCSDYINASYIDGFKEKSKFIAAQGPKLETVADFWRMIWEQKTATIVMLTNLKERKEDKCFQYWPEKGCWMYGNVRVAMEDFTVLVDYTIRKFCVQYQGSDGPRAPRLVTQLHFTSWPDFGVPFSPIGMLKFLKKVKAVNPSYAGPIVVHCSAGVGRTGTFIVIDSMIDMMHMEQRVDVFGFVSRIREQRCQLIQTDMQYSFIYQALLEYYLYGDTELDVCSLEGHLQRLHNTRAPHDRMGLEEEFRKLTNVRIMKENMRTGNLPANMKKNRVLQIIPYDFNRVMLSVKRGQEFTDYINASFIDGYRQKDYFIATQGPLSHTVEDFWRMVWEWRCHSIVMLTELKEREQEKCFQYWPSEGSVTFGDYAVELTGDTLCETFTLKDMVLTYRPEKQSQHVRHFHFHGWPEIGIPAEGRGMIDIIAAVQRQQQQSGNRPIIVHCSAGAGRTGTFIALSNILERVKAEGLLDVFQTVKSLRMQRPHMVQTVEQYDFCYRVVQDFVDIFSDYANFK, via the exons ATGGTGTTGTTTCTGATTGGGATCTCTATTGCTGTGAATAATTCATCTCATGAGAACCAAACTGCAG AAAACCCCACCCATCAGGGTGCGCACGTGCTGCCCTCGACGCTGGTCATATCCCTGCTTCTTATCATCGTCGTGCTGCTGACGATCTACTGTCTAAG GTTCAAAAACCACAGGAAAGCTCTAGTTACCTCGGTGGATAAAAAGATCCCAAATGGCTTCATGGAGGAACAAG GAGAGCAGACAGTGGTCCTCCTCCCCAGATCTCCCTCGCCGTCCAAGAGGTACTTCCCCATCCCTCTGGACTCGCTGGAGGAGGAGTACCGGATACGCTCCGCAGACGACGGCAAGCTCTTCAGAGAGGAGTTCAAT TCGCTGCCGTGTTACTACCACCACGGGTCCTTTGAGGAGGCGAGCAGAGAgcacaacagagagaaaaacagatacCCCAACATTTTACCAT ATGATCATTCAAGAGTGATGTTAAGTCATCTTGATGGACATCTATGTTCAGACTACATAAATGCATCGTACATCGAC GGTTTTAAAGAGAAGAGCAAATTCATTGCAGCACAAG GCCCAAAGCTCGAGACAGTGGCTGACTTCTGGCGGATGATTTGGGAACAGAAAACAGCGACTATAGTAATGCTGACGAAtctgaaagaaaggaaggag GACAAATGTTTTCAGTATTGGCCAGAAAAAGGCTGCTGGATGTACGGGAACGTCAGGGTGGCAATGGAGGACTTCACCGTCCTGGTGGACTACACCATTAGGAAATTTTGTGTTCAATAT CAGGGCAGCGACGGTCCCCGAGCTCCCCGGCTGGTCACCCAGCTCCACTTCACCAGCTGGCCAGACTTCGGGGTGCCGTTCTCACCCATCGGCATGCTGAAGTTCCTCAAGAAGGTCAAGGCTGTCAATCCATCCTATGCTGGACCCATTGTTGTGCACTGCAG CGCCGGGGTGGGGAGGACTGGGACGTTCATTGTCATTGACAGCATGATCGACATGATGCACATGGAACAGAGAGTGGATGTCTTTGGCTTCGTGAGCAGGATACGAGAACAGCGCTGTCAGCTCATCCAGACAGAT ATGCAGTACTCCTTCATCTACCAAGCGCTGCTGGAGTACTATCTGTATGGAGACACGGAGCTAGATGTGTGCTCTCTGGAGGGCCATCTGCAGAGGCTTCACAACACCAGGGCTCCCCACGACAGGATGGGCCTGGAGGAGGAGTTCAGG AAGCTGACCAACGTTCGCATAATGAAGGAGAACATGAGAACTGGAAACCTCCCTGCCAACATGAAGAAGAACCGTGTGCTTCAGATCATTCCGT ATGATTTCAACCGAGTAATGCTCTCAGTGAAAAGAGGACAGGAGTTCACCGACTACATCAATGCCTCCTTTATTGAT GGCTACAGGCAGAAGGACTATTTTATCGCAACCCAGGGCCCCCTGTCTCACACAGTGGAGGACTTCTGGAGGATGGTGTGGGAGTGGAGGTGTCATTCAATCGTTATGCTCACCGAACtcaaagagagggagcag GAAAAGTGTTTCCAGTATTGGCCATCAGAGGGCAGTGTGACATTTGGAGATTATGCTGTTGAGCTGACTGGAGATACGCTGTGTGAAACCTTCACTCTCAAAGACATGGTGCTCACCTACAGACCA GAGAAGCAGTCACAACACGTCCGACACTTCCACTTCCACGGATGGCCTGAGATCGGGATACCAGCCGAGGGAAGAGGAATGATTGACATTATTGCCGctgtgcagaggcagcagcagcagtcgggAAACCGTCCCATAATTGTGCACTGCAG TGCTGGCGCGGGTCGGACCGGCACCTTCATCGCCCTCAGTAACATTCTGGAGAGGGTGAAAGCTGAAGGCCTCCTGGACGTTTTTCAGACAGTCAAGAGTTTACGCATGCAGAGGCCACACATGGTTCAGACCGTG GAGCAATACGACTTCTGCTACAGAGTGGTTCAGGATTTTGTTGACATCTTCTCTGACTATGCCAATTTTAAATAA
- the LOC121614380 gene encoding receptor-type tyrosine-protein phosphatase epsilon-like isoform X2, with protein MVLFLIGISIAVNNSSHENQTAENPTHQGAHVLPSTLVISLLLIIVVLLTIYCLRFKNHRKALVTSVDKKIPNGFMEEQEQTVVLLPRSPSPSKRYFPIPLDSLEEEYRIRSADDGKLFREEFNSLPCYYHHGSFEEASREHNREKNRYPNILPYDHSRVMLSHLDGHLCSDYINASYIDGFKEKSKFIAAQGPKLETVADFWRMIWEQKTATIVMLTNLKERKEDKCFQYWPEKGCWMYGNVRVAMEDFTVLVDYTIRKFCVQYQGSDGPRAPRLVTQLHFTSWPDFGVPFSPIGMLKFLKKVKAVNPSYAGPIVVHCSAGVGRTGTFIVIDSMIDMMHMEQRVDVFGFVSRIREQRCQLIQTDMQYSFIYQALLEYYLYGDTELDVCSLEGHLQRLHNTRAPHDRMGLEEEFRKLTNVRIMKENMRTGNLPANMKKNRVLQIIPYDFNRVMLSVKRGQEFTDYINASFIDGYRQKDYFIATQGPLSHTVEDFWRMVWEWRCHSIVMLTELKEREQEKCFQYWPSEGSVTFGDYAVELTGDTLCETFTLKDMVLTYRPEKQSQHVRHFHFHGWPEIGIPAEGRGMIDIIAAVQRQQQQSGNRPIIVHCSAGAGRTGTFIALSNILERVKAEGLLDVFQTVKSLRMQRPHMVQTVEQYDFCYRVVQDFVDIFSDYANFK; from the exons ATGGTGTTGTTTCTGATTGGGATCTCTATTGCTGTGAATAATTCATCTCATGAGAACCAAACTGCAG AAAACCCCACCCATCAGGGTGCGCACGTGCTGCCCTCGACGCTGGTCATATCCCTGCTTCTTATCATCGTCGTGCTGCTGACGATCTACTGTCTAAG GTTCAAAAACCACAGGAAAGCTCTAGTTACCTCGGTGGATAAAAAGATCCCAAATGGCTTCATGGAGGAACAAG AGCAGACAGTGGTCCTCCTCCCCAGATCTCCCTCGCCGTCCAAGAGGTACTTCCCCATCCCTCTGGACTCGCTGGAGGAGGAGTACCGGATACGCTCCGCAGACGACGGCAAGCTCTTCAGAGAGGAGTTCAAT TCGCTGCCGTGTTACTACCACCACGGGTCCTTTGAGGAGGCGAGCAGAGAgcacaacagagagaaaaacagatacCCCAACATTTTACCAT ATGATCATTCAAGAGTGATGTTAAGTCATCTTGATGGACATCTATGTTCAGACTACATAAATGCATCGTACATCGAC GGTTTTAAAGAGAAGAGCAAATTCATTGCAGCACAAG GCCCAAAGCTCGAGACAGTGGCTGACTTCTGGCGGATGATTTGGGAACAGAAAACAGCGACTATAGTAATGCTGACGAAtctgaaagaaaggaaggag GACAAATGTTTTCAGTATTGGCCAGAAAAAGGCTGCTGGATGTACGGGAACGTCAGGGTGGCAATGGAGGACTTCACCGTCCTGGTGGACTACACCATTAGGAAATTTTGTGTTCAATAT CAGGGCAGCGACGGTCCCCGAGCTCCCCGGCTGGTCACCCAGCTCCACTTCACCAGCTGGCCAGACTTCGGGGTGCCGTTCTCACCCATCGGCATGCTGAAGTTCCTCAAGAAGGTCAAGGCTGTCAATCCATCCTATGCTGGACCCATTGTTGTGCACTGCAG CGCCGGGGTGGGGAGGACTGGGACGTTCATTGTCATTGACAGCATGATCGACATGATGCACATGGAACAGAGAGTGGATGTCTTTGGCTTCGTGAGCAGGATACGAGAACAGCGCTGTCAGCTCATCCAGACAGAT ATGCAGTACTCCTTCATCTACCAAGCGCTGCTGGAGTACTATCTGTATGGAGACACGGAGCTAGATGTGTGCTCTCTGGAGGGCCATCTGCAGAGGCTTCACAACACCAGGGCTCCCCACGACAGGATGGGCCTGGAGGAGGAGTTCAGG AAGCTGACCAACGTTCGCATAATGAAGGAGAACATGAGAACTGGAAACCTCCCTGCCAACATGAAGAAGAACCGTGTGCTTCAGATCATTCCGT ATGATTTCAACCGAGTAATGCTCTCAGTGAAAAGAGGACAGGAGTTCACCGACTACATCAATGCCTCCTTTATTGAT GGCTACAGGCAGAAGGACTATTTTATCGCAACCCAGGGCCCCCTGTCTCACACAGTGGAGGACTTCTGGAGGATGGTGTGGGAGTGGAGGTGTCATTCAATCGTTATGCTCACCGAACtcaaagagagggagcag GAAAAGTGTTTCCAGTATTGGCCATCAGAGGGCAGTGTGACATTTGGAGATTATGCTGTTGAGCTGACTGGAGATACGCTGTGTGAAACCTTCACTCTCAAAGACATGGTGCTCACCTACAGACCA GAGAAGCAGTCACAACACGTCCGACACTTCCACTTCCACGGATGGCCTGAGATCGGGATACCAGCCGAGGGAAGAGGAATGATTGACATTATTGCCGctgtgcagaggcagcagcagcagtcgggAAACCGTCCCATAATTGTGCACTGCAG TGCTGGCGCGGGTCGGACCGGCACCTTCATCGCCCTCAGTAACATTCTGGAGAGGGTGAAAGCTGAAGGCCTCCTGGACGTTTTTCAGACAGTCAAGAGTTTACGCATGCAGAGGCCACACATGGTTCAGACCGTG GAGCAATACGACTTCTGCTACAGAGTGGTTCAGGATTTTGTTGACATCTTCTCTGACTATGCCAATTTTAAATAA
- the LOC121614380 gene encoding receptor-type tyrosine-protein phosphatase epsilon-like isoform X3, producing MRRNSFASLRWFKNHRKALVTSVDKKIPNGFMEEQGEQTVVLLPRSPSPSKRYFPIPLDSLEEEYRIRSADDGKLFREEFNSLPCYYHHGSFEEASREHNREKNRYPNILPYDHSRVMLSHLDGHLCSDYINASYIDGFKEKSKFIAAQGPKLETVADFWRMIWEQKTATIVMLTNLKERKEDKCFQYWPEKGCWMYGNVRVAMEDFTVLVDYTIRKFCVQYQGSDGPRAPRLVTQLHFTSWPDFGVPFSPIGMLKFLKKVKAVNPSYAGPIVVHCSAGVGRTGTFIVIDSMIDMMHMEQRVDVFGFVSRIREQRCQLIQTDMQYSFIYQALLEYYLYGDTELDVCSLEGHLQRLHNTRAPHDRMGLEEEFRKLTNVRIMKENMRTGNLPANMKKNRVLQIIPYDFNRVMLSVKRGQEFTDYINASFIDGYRQKDYFIATQGPLSHTVEDFWRMVWEWRCHSIVMLTELKEREQEKCFQYWPSEGSVTFGDYAVELTGDTLCETFTLKDMVLTYRPEKQSQHVRHFHFHGWPEIGIPAEGRGMIDIIAAVQRQQQQSGNRPIIVHCSAGAGRTGTFIALSNILERVKAEGLLDVFQTVKSLRMQRPHMVQTVEQYDFCYRVVQDFVDIFSDYANFK from the exons ATGAGGAGGAACAGCTTCGCCTCTCTGAGATG GTTCAAAAACCACAGGAAAGCTCTAGTTACCTCGGTGGATAAAAAGATCCCAAATGGCTTCATGGAGGAACAAG GAGAGCAGACAGTGGTCCTCCTCCCCAGATCTCCCTCGCCGTCCAAGAGGTACTTCCCCATCCCTCTGGACTCGCTGGAGGAGGAGTACCGGATACGCTCCGCAGACGACGGCAAGCTCTTCAGAGAGGAGTTCAAT TCGCTGCCGTGTTACTACCACCACGGGTCCTTTGAGGAGGCGAGCAGAGAgcacaacagagagaaaaacagatacCCCAACATTTTACCAT ATGATCATTCAAGAGTGATGTTAAGTCATCTTGATGGACATCTATGTTCAGACTACATAAATGCATCGTACATCGAC GGTTTTAAAGAGAAGAGCAAATTCATTGCAGCACAAG GCCCAAAGCTCGAGACAGTGGCTGACTTCTGGCGGATGATTTGGGAACAGAAAACAGCGACTATAGTAATGCTGACGAAtctgaaagaaaggaaggag GACAAATGTTTTCAGTATTGGCCAGAAAAAGGCTGCTGGATGTACGGGAACGTCAGGGTGGCAATGGAGGACTTCACCGTCCTGGTGGACTACACCATTAGGAAATTTTGTGTTCAATAT CAGGGCAGCGACGGTCCCCGAGCTCCCCGGCTGGTCACCCAGCTCCACTTCACCAGCTGGCCAGACTTCGGGGTGCCGTTCTCACCCATCGGCATGCTGAAGTTCCTCAAGAAGGTCAAGGCTGTCAATCCATCCTATGCTGGACCCATTGTTGTGCACTGCAG CGCCGGGGTGGGGAGGACTGGGACGTTCATTGTCATTGACAGCATGATCGACATGATGCACATGGAACAGAGAGTGGATGTCTTTGGCTTCGTGAGCAGGATACGAGAACAGCGCTGTCAGCTCATCCAGACAGAT ATGCAGTACTCCTTCATCTACCAAGCGCTGCTGGAGTACTATCTGTATGGAGACACGGAGCTAGATGTGTGCTCTCTGGAGGGCCATCTGCAGAGGCTTCACAACACCAGGGCTCCCCACGACAGGATGGGCCTGGAGGAGGAGTTCAGG AAGCTGACCAACGTTCGCATAATGAAGGAGAACATGAGAACTGGAAACCTCCCTGCCAACATGAAGAAGAACCGTGTGCTTCAGATCATTCCGT ATGATTTCAACCGAGTAATGCTCTCAGTGAAAAGAGGACAGGAGTTCACCGACTACATCAATGCCTCCTTTATTGAT GGCTACAGGCAGAAGGACTATTTTATCGCAACCCAGGGCCCCCTGTCTCACACAGTGGAGGACTTCTGGAGGATGGTGTGGGAGTGGAGGTGTCATTCAATCGTTATGCTCACCGAACtcaaagagagggagcag GAAAAGTGTTTCCAGTATTGGCCATCAGAGGGCAGTGTGACATTTGGAGATTATGCTGTTGAGCTGACTGGAGATACGCTGTGTGAAACCTTCACTCTCAAAGACATGGTGCTCACCTACAGACCA GAGAAGCAGTCACAACACGTCCGACACTTCCACTTCCACGGATGGCCTGAGATCGGGATACCAGCCGAGGGAAGAGGAATGATTGACATTATTGCCGctgtgcagaggcagcagcagcagtcgggAAACCGTCCCATAATTGTGCACTGCAG TGCTGGCGCGGGTCGGACCGGCACCTTCATCGCCCTCAGTAACATTCTGGAGAGGGTGAAAGCTGAAGGCCTCCTGGACGTTTTTCAGACAGTCAAGAGTTTACGCATGCAGAGGCCACACATGGTTCAGACCGTG GAGCAATACGACTTCTGCTACAGAGTGGTTCAGGATTTTGTTGACATCTTCTCTGACTATGCCAATTTTAAATAA